A window of the Apostichopus japonicus isolate 1M-3 chromosome 8, ASM3797524v1, whole genome shotgun sequence genome harbors these coding sequences:
- the LOC139971487 gene encoding carbohydrate sulfotransferase 15-like: protein MPLTNWPTELTRLSKKWLPRAFVTCLIICLMTSLNSLRNYSFQITDGTYSKPLLANHHVFNNAASNFLLQNEHMWQGERFIIQRNITAAVSTVGRGHNTSQWQDHESTDIPLHGIQQKPTPEILEAINGGDVLHNSNFRRIPRDMVQLMAPEISNFIGKERLKNYKNPCWARTPLSISCVPYFFLLGVTKCGTSDIYEKLIKHPQIVDGVKKESHWWTQRRLGRPSVASFEKELKRGAQFLGVPNRIQEKSMKVIGDGSPSTFWDNHNWRSIFPNHPEGPPYVVADLIHAVDPEAKLIVSLRDPVDRMYSGYNFFTSRHSPEVFHEKVVERLAIFNKCLSVNSLRACAYQDILTFSPVGRDKPAMQLRMGIYHVFLQDWLEVYPNEQLFVLELTDWQQNCLPLLRQLYHFLELEPLPESRLAQFCKAPARNKAKHRTKPMLDKTRLLLEEFYKPYNKKLYEILKDQKFNWDYT, encoded by the exons ATGCCGTTGACAAACTGGCCTACCGAATTGACAAGGCTGTCTAAGAAG TGGCTGCCACGAGCCTTCGTAACATGTTTGATTAtctgtttgatgacgtcactaaacTCCCTCAGGAATTACAGCTTTCAAATCACAGACGGAACATATAGCAAACCTTTATTAGCAAACCACCACGTATTCAACAATGCAGCTTCTAATTTCCTTTTACAAAATGAACACATGTGGCAGGGAGAAAGATTTATAATACAGAGGAACATAACCGCCGCTGTTAGTACGGTTGGCAGAGGCCATAACACGAGTCAATGGCAAGATCACGAAAGCACAGACATACCTTTACATGGAATACAACAAAAGCCGACTCCAGAGATATTAGAAGCCATCAATGGTGGAGACGTACTTCATAACAGTAACTTCCGACGGATACCTCGTGATATGGTCCAGCTTATGGCTCCCGAG ATTTCGAACTTTATCGGCAAGGAACGcctaaaaaattataaaaaccCTTGTTGGGCAAGGACACCCCTTTCCATCTCCTGCGTCCCATATTTTTTTCTACTGGGTGTCACCAAATGTGGTACTTCTGACATTTATGAAAAGTTGATAAAGCATCCACAGATTGTAGATGGtgtaaagaaagaaagtcaTTGGTGGACCCAACGTAGACTTG GGAGACCATCTGTGGCATCGTTTGAAAAGGAACTAAAGAGGGGCGCTCAATTTCTTGGTGTGCCAAATAGGATCCAAGAGAAATCCATGAAag TGATCGGTGACGGATCACCATCAACATTCTGGGATAACCACAACTGGAGAAGTATCTTCCCAAATCATCCGGAGGGACCGCCTTACGTCGTAGCGGATCTGATACATGCTGTAGACCCAGAGGCTAAACTAATTGTATCTTTACGAGATCCTGTTGACAG AATGTACTCCGGTTATAATTTCTTTACATCGCGACATTCCCCTGAAGTCTTTCATGAAAAAGTTGTTGAACGTCTGGCCATTTTTAACAAGTGTTTATCCGTTAACAGTCTTCGAGCCTGTGCATACCAAGACATATTGACTTTTAGTCCAGTCGGTAGGGACAAGCCAGCGATG CAATTACGTATGGGTATCTATCACGTATTCTTACAAGATTGGTTGGAAGTATATCCCAATGAACAACTCTTCGTCCTGGAATTAACAGACTGGCAACAAAATTGCCTGCCTCTACTACGTCAGTTATACCACTTTTTAGAACTCG AACCACTTCCGGAATCACGGCTCGCTCAATTTTGTAAAGCACCAGCCAGAAACAAAGCAAAGCATAGGACTAAACCGATGCTGGATAAAACCAGGCTACTTCTGGAGGAATTTTACAAGCCGTACAATAAAAAGCTATACGAGATATTGAAAGATCAAAAATTTAACTGGGACTATACTTGA